Genomic window (Spirosoma sp. KCTC 42546):
ATGAATCAGCCTCTCGCTGCTCAGCCTATCTTACTCTTACCTGATGAAGAAGCGTTGTTACGGCGCTCCTACGACCAATTACAAACAGCGCTTAGTATAGGCCTTATTGCAACCTGGTTCTGGGATATTGGAAATGATCTGGTTTATGGTGATCGAAATTTATTTCAATTCTTTGGCGTAACCGAAACGCAGGAGCAGGCGGGATTGCCTCTTAATACATTTACGAATAACATTCATCCCGATGATCGGTCGCGAACTATAGAGCTGATTAATGAAGCCCTCCAATCAGGTACTACCTACGAAGCAGAGTATCGCATTGATGGAGAAGGGCTGAAAAGTCGTTGGGTACTCGCCCGAGGTCAGGCAACCTACAATGAACAACAACTACCGCTTTCACTTTCGGGCGTACTCATTGACGTAACCGATCGAAAACGGGCAGAAATCCGGTCGCAGGTTACCGAAACCAGTTTGCGATTAGCTGTCGAATCGGCCCGCATTGGCACCTGGGATTTCCATCCACTAACAGGCGAATTAATCTGGTCAGATCGCTGTAAAGAACTATTTGGTCTGCCTTCTACAGCAGAGATTAACTATACCGTGTTTTTGCAGGGTCTCCATCCTGATGATCGGCAACAGACTGATCAGGCAGTTCAGGATGTGTTACAACCCGACAGTAACGGATTTTTTATATGTGAATACCGAACGATTGGGTTCAACAATGGGCAACTTCGCTGGATTCGCTCCAACGGCCAGACGTTTACCAATAAACAAGGCGCAATTGAGCGATTTCTCGGTACCGTTGTCGATATAACTGCCGACAAGGAAAACGAAGTGCTTCTCCAGCAGCGTGTCCACCAGCAAACGCAGGCGCTGGAAATTCAGGCGCATCAATTGCGTACTACACTGGATGCATCGCTAAACAGCATCATCGCCATGACGGCAATTCGAAATGAAACGGGCACCATTGTCGATTTTATGATGGATACCGCCAATGAAGCCGTGATCCGAAGTAATTTCATGACTCCCGATCAGATAATCGGTCGTCGTTTACTAGCCGTATTTCCGGGAAATAAAGACAACGGCTTTTTCGATCTTTATATCCGTGTTGTTGAAATTGGGGCTTCGGAACAAAGCACCCAGTATTACCGGGATGAGTTTGGACTGGAAGGTTGGTTTGAGGTATCGGCCGTTAAGCAGGACAACGATAGTGTAGTAGTTACCTTTAACAACATTACTGAACGAAAGAAAGCAGAACTGTCTGCTCAGCAACAGTCGGCGGAGCTTAAACAAGCCAATGCTGAACTCAAACGCTCCAACGAGAGTTTGCAACAATTTGCCCATATAGCCTCGCATGATTTGCAGGAGCCCCTCCGCCGAATTCAGGCGTTCAGCGACTTACTGAAAGCGCAGTTTGCCGATAATCTTTCTGATGGTGAAACAGATATGATCCGTCGGATTCAACGGTCGGCGCAACGAATGCAAATGCTGGTTAAAGATTTACTCCTGTATTCCAAGCTCAGCACCCAGCGAGAACCATTTACAACGGTTGCCCTGACTACAGTTGTCGACGACGTTATCAGCGATCTGGAAATGAGCATCTCGGAAAAGAGCGCAACCATTGATGTAGGTGCTTTGCCAACGGTTTCGGGCAGTTCATCACGGTTGCGGCAGCTTTTTCAGAACCTACTTGTCAACGCGTTAAAATTCAGTCCACCCAATGTAGCACCAGTCATCCAAATCCGCTCCCGCATGGTGCAACACGACGAATTACCGACTCGATTGCAGGAACTTCACCTCTACCCTTTTTGGCTCATTACAGTTACCGATAATGGAATTGGCTTCGATGAACGTTACAAAGACCGGATTTTTACCCCTTTTCAACGGCTACATGATAAAACCACGTATAGTGGAACCGGCATTGGTTTAGCCATTTGCCAGCGAGTTGCCGAAAGTCATGGCGGCATGATGGATGTTACCAGCCAACCGGGCGAAGGCTCAACGTTTAAGGTATTTCTGCCTGTTCTGTAAGATGTAGATACGCCATATTTTGGAAATATGGCGTATCTACATCTTACAGAACAGGCACCTGATTACGCAGGAAAATGGTCTGATAATTTATAAAGGCTTGCGCAGCTGCCGAGATCACTTCATCAGGATGGGCTTCTCCCTCATACGTTAAGAATGCCCCAAAACGCTTCCACTGGAAACCCGTATCAGGCCCGTAACCCCGATAAAAACGAGCATGCGAAAGTAAGGGCTGAATGGCCGGATTGTTCTGTAGGAGCCGCCAGATAACTGTACCGCCCAGCATTGACCCTTCTCCTACGTAGGCCGCTCCCAGCAACGAAACCGGCGACCAGTCCATGAATAACTCTGGCATGTCCTGCGGCACAGGCTCGTTCAGGTGGGCTAAATCGTCCAGTAACCAGGGAGTTTTCCGGCGAGTTTCAGGCTCATACTCCCGAAAAAAAACGGGATGACGATCAATTGCGACTTCAAGTGCCTGATGAAACGTAAAATGGGTTCGGAGCAGGTGCGTGTACTCCTCAACGGAGAGGGTACCATGTTGTAATGCCTCTGTGTAAAACAGTTGTTCGGTTTGCTCGTGTAATAGCCGGGTATCGTGCCGCAATCGCTCTGGTAAAGTCGTCATTTATAATCCGTTCGGGTATTATTCTCTAACCAAAAATCACACAGTTTGCCAATTACACTACCAGTTGCCTGATAACTTCCGGGCTTCACCACATAGGCGTTAACACCCGCTTCGTAAGCTGACAGAATATCACGGGGGCTGTCTGAGGTGCTAAACGCGACGATGGGCACAAACCGGGTTCGGTCAATTGAGCGAGCCTGTTGAACCACCTCAACACCGCTCAGCCCATTCAGGTTTAAATCCAGCAAAACCAACTTAGGCAATGACTGGGGCTGGTGTTTATAACGGCCCTGGCCCGTCAGGTAGTCTACGGCCTCTGAACCACTTTCCAGAACAGTATACGTAAAAGGCCGATTCAGTTTCCGCATCAGGCGACCAAAAATATCCGCATCGTTCGGATTATCTTCAACATACAAAACATCAACCATGAGTTAGGAATGAGTTGGCAATGGAAATGAAACAGAAAATGTTGTACCCCGATCCGGTTCACTATGAAACCAGATTTTGCCCTGATGCCGATTGATAATCCGTTTAACAATTGCCAACCCAACCCCAGAGCCTTCAAACTCACGCGAATTCTCTAATCGCTTAAATAAATCAAACATCTTGCCAGCCTGCTTCATATCGAAACCAATCCCGTTATCGTCAATAGCATAAATAACCTCATCGTCCGTCTGCCGACCATTTATCCGAATAACGGCATTGGCTGCCAAACGAGTGTATTTCGCTGCATTACCGATTAGATTGGTAAAAAGCTGGAGAGCCATTGTCGGGTCAGCCGTTATGGGGGGCGTATCGCCAATATCAATCTGGATTGAACGCCCTTTGGTAGTCACCAGAATTTCTTCCCGAATGCCCTCAAGTAGTTGCTTCATATCGACCACTTGTGTGCTCAAATCGGTACGGCCCATCCGTGAGTAATACAGAATATGCCGAATCAGGCTCCGCATCCGGTCCGTTGAGTCAATAATTTTCTGAAACAGTGCCTGGGCGTCAGGGTTTAAATCCTGTCCATATTCCTCCAGCAGAATTTCAGAATAACACCGGATCGACGACAGGGGCGTTCGCAGATCATGCGATACGGTATAACTGAACGCATCCAATTCTTCGTAGGCTACCTGTAACCGCTGGTTCAACAAGCGAATCTCGTTGGCTTGCCGGGTCACAACCTGTAAAATATCCTCCCGCAGTTTTACAACAGCCCCTATTTCAACTTCATGCCAGGGGCTCGATGTGTTCCGCACAATCTGGGTCCAGGCCGCAAAACTTGTTCGGGGATTAATCCGCTGCTGTCCATCGGTAGTAACCGTTACTGGTTTATCGGGATTCCCAGCCCAGGTAACCTCCTGAATCTTTTCAGGTTTAAACCAGAATACGTACTCCGTCAACTCTCGCGACAATTCGATGGCCAATAAGCCTGAGGCTACATCTCGGAAGGCTTCGGCAGGCGGATATAGATTGGGAAGTTGATTGGTTTCCAGAAACGTTTCCGGATCTGTCATATGTACCCATTCGGCTAACCCGCGAATGGCGGCTTCGTCGGGTGTTTTCCCAAGCCGGTACACTTTGTCATTAAACAGCAGTGCAGCGCCAGTAGCCTCGGTTACATCGAGCACCGTAACGGTCGATTTAACGAGCGCCCGAACAACATCATCACTGAGAATCAACTGTTCGTGCAACTGCTGGCCCTTTTGGGTGTATTGAAGCAGGTTGGTCTTGTCTTCTTGATCCTTCCGAAATTCCAGCGCAGCCGAGAGTAACTGGCTTACAAATTTGGCTGCCTGTCGCGCCGGATAATCCACGAAACGGGGCGTCGTATTATGGCAAGACATTAACCCCCACAACTCACCCCGATACAGCAGCGAGATACTCATGGATGCCTGCACACCCATATTCTTAAGGTATTCGATATGAACCGGCGAAACGGCTCTCAATACAGAATGTGTAAGATCGAGCGGGCGATTTTCAGGCCAACCCAGCTCCGATAGAATACGCGACGGTGTGCTGGTTGCATCGGCAATCAAGCGTACCAGATTGACTTTATATAATTCACGGGCTTGCCTGGGAATATCCGAAGCTGGGTAATGCAGACCCAGATAGGGTTCTAACTCATCATCTTTAGCCTCAGCTACCACCTGTCCATGCCAGTCGGCCCCAAACCGGTACACCATTACCCGGTCAAAACCAATGATGGTTTTGACCCGCTGTGCGGTATTTTGCAGTAAATCGGTGAGGGTACGGCTAGATTGTACTTCTGTGAGTGATTGCGCAATTAGTTGCTGATTAATCAACAGATTTCGATCGTCCCCTATGGGCTCCCACTCCAGAAGAATAAGCCCAAGGTATTGATGTATAATCAGATTCCAGACTTTCCCATTCAGCGTTACCCGATTTGGGTTCATGGTATCCCAGGAATCGTTCCGGCAGCCTACGTTCAGCAATTCAATTAAGTTGCTCACGGGTAAGTCTGTATCCGTTAGCAACGTTTTGACGGACTGGCCCAGCAATTGAGTAGGTGGTATGCCAACCAGTTCAGCTATATTGGCACTGACATGGACAATGGTATACGTGTCGGACTGAATGGCTACTAAATACCCGTGTGACTGGATATGGCCGAGAATATGGATCGGTTCGCGCTCGCAGTTTGTCAGGTCAACAGCAAATGAATTCATTGAGTACTTTCAGGTGATTAAGTAACGATACAAGTTGATTAATTAACTGGCATCGGTACGTCAAGAGGTAGTAGCAACAAAGTGCAATATAAGCATACGAAAAGTAGGGTTGGATAAATTCTATTAACTGTACTACGCAGCAGGTGTTCAGATAAAATCAACTAAAACAGTATATGCGGGATATCCGATGCATTTAAAGAGGTAAGTAGAATTCGTTAGCAAAATCCTAATTTTTTATGCCAAATCAGATTTTGGTGGTTGGTAGTTCAAATACCGATATGGTCGTTAAGACCCAAAAATTACCAGCACCGGGCGAAACCGTACTAGGAGGCACATTTTTGATGAATCCCGGCGGAAAAGGCGCAAACCAGGCTGTTGCTGCTGCCCGACTTGGCGGACAGGTGACCTTTGTAGCCAAAGTGGGTACTGATATTTTTGGTCAACAGGCCGTTGCCGGTTTCAAGCAGGAAGGTATTAATACTACGCACATACTGACGGATAATGAACATCCGTCGGGGGTAGCCCTAATCAATGTAGATGCTGCCGGCGAAAACTGCATAACTGTGGCACCGGGCTCAAACGCTCATTTGCAAGCCAGCGAAACCGACGAAGCCCTGCAAACAACCTCTCCCGATACGCTGGTGCTCCTTCAACTCGAAATCCCACTGCCTACTGTTGAACATGTAGTAAAAAAGGCTGCTGAACGGGGCTTACGGGTTATTCTAAATCCCGCTCCTGCCCAACAGCTTCCCACGGCTTTGTTTCAACATCTGTTTCTAATCACGCCTAACGAAACTGAAGCCGAGCTATTTACGGGTATCCGCGTAACCGATTTGCCTACGGCTAAACAGGCTGCACAAAAACTGCACGAGTTGGGCGTTTCAAATGTGGTGATTACGCTCGGGTCAAAGGGGGCCTAC
Coding sequences:
- a CDS encoding PAS domain-containing sensor histidine kinase, whose product is MNQPLAAQPILLLPDEEALLRRSYDQLQTALSIGLIATWFWDIGNDLVYGDRNLFQFFGVTETQEQAGLPLNTFTNNIHPDDRSRTIELINEALQSGTTYEAEYRIDGEGLKSRWVLARGQATYNEQQLPLSLSGVLIDVTDRKRAEIRSQVTETSLRLAVESARIGTWDFHPLTGELIWSDRCKELFGLPSTAEINYTVFLQGLHPDDRQQTDQAVQDVLQPDSNGFFICEYRTIGFNNGQLRWIRSNGQTFTNKQGAIERFLGTVVDITADKENEVLLQQRVHQQTQALEIQAHQLRTTLDASLNSIIAMTAIRNETGTIVDFMMDTANEAVIRSNFMTPDQIIGRRLLAVFPGNKDNGFFDLYIRVVEIGASEQSTQYYRDEFGLEGWFEVSAVKQDNDSVVVTFNNITERKKAELSAQQQSAELKQANAELKRSNESLQQFAHIASHDLQEPLRRIQAFSDLLKAQFADNLSDGETDMIRRIQRSAQRMQMLVKDLLLYSKLSTQREPFTTVALTTVVDDVISDLEMSISEKSATIDVGALPTVSGSSSRLRQLFQNLLVNALKFSPPNVAPVIQIRSRMVQHDELPTRLQELHLYPFWLITVTDNGIGFDERYKDRIFTPFQRLHDKTTYSGTGIGLAICQRVAESHGGMMDVTSQPGEGSTFKVFLPVL
- a CDS encoding biliverdin-producing heme oxygenase, producing the protein MTTLPERLRHDTRLLHEQTEQLFYTEALQHGTLSVEEYTHLLRTHFTFHQALEVAIDRHPVFFREYEPETRRKTPWLLDDLAHLNEPVPQDMPELFMDWSPVSLLGAAYVGEGSMLGGTVIWRLLQNNPAIQPLLSHARFYRGYGPDTGFQWKRFGAFLTYEGEAHPDEVISAAAQAFINYQTIFLRNQVPVL
- a CDS encoding response regulator, with the translated sequence MVDVLYVEDNPNDADIFGRLMRKLNRPFTYTVLESGSEAVDYLTGQGRYKHQPQSLPKLVLLDLNLNGLSGVEVVQQARSIDRTRFVPIVAFSTSDSPRDILSAYEAGVNAYVVKPGSYQATGSVIGKLCDFWLENNTRTDYK
- a CDS encoding ATP-binding protein; the protein is MNSFAVDLTNCEREPIHILGHIQSHGYLVAIQSDTYTIVHVSANIAELVGIPPTQLLGQSVKTLLTDTDLPVSNLIELLNVGCRNDSWDTMNPNRVTLNGKVWNLIIHQYLGLILLEWEPIGDDRNLLINQQLIAQSLTEVQSSRTLTDLLQNTAQRVKTIIGFDRVMVYRFGADWHGQVVAEAKDDELEPYLGLHYPASDIPRQARELYKVNLVRLIADATSTPSRILSELGWPENRPLDLTHSVLRAVSPVHIEYLKNMGVQASMSISLLYRGELWGLMSCHNTTPRFVDYPARQAAKFVSQLLSAALEFRKDQEDKTNLLQYTQKGQQLHEQLILSDDVVRALVKSTVTVLDVTEATGAALLFNDKVYRLGKTPDEAAIRGLAEWVHMTDPETFLETNQLPNLYPPAEAFRDVASGLLAIELSRELTEYVFWFKPEKIQEVTWAGNPDKPVTVTTDGQQRINPRTSFAAWTQIVRNTSSPWHEVEIGAVVKLREDILQVVTRQANEIRLLNQRLQVAYEELDAFSYTVSHDLRTPLSSIRCYSEILLEEYGQDLNPDAQALFQKIIDSTDRMRSLIRHILYYSRMGRTDLSTQVVDMKQLLEGIREEILVTTKGRSIQIDIGDTPPITADPTMALQLFTNLIGNAAKYTRLAANAVIRINGRQTDDEVIYAIDDNGIGFDMKQAGKMFDLFKRLENSREFEGSGVGLAIVKRIINRHQGKIWFHSEPDRGTTFSVSFPLPTHS
- the rbsK gene encoding ribokinase — its product is MPNQILVVGSSNTDMVVKTQKLPAPGETVLGGTFLMNPGGKGANQAVAAARLGGQVTFVAKVGTDIFGQQAVAGFKQEGINTTHILTDNEHPSGVALINVDAAGENCITVAPGSNAHLQASETDEALQTTSPDTLVLLQLEIPLPTVEHVVKKAAERGLRVILNPAPAQQLPTALFQHLFLITPNETEAELFTGIRVTDLPTAKQAAQKLHELGVSNVVITLGSKGAYLSTGTQDELIPTATVKAIDSTAAGDCFNGALTVGLAEGQPLPDAIAFACKAASISVTRMGAQASMPTRDEVGIK